The following coding sequences lie in one Aspergillus puulaauensis MK2 DNA, chromosome 3, nearly complete sequence genomic window:
- a CDS encoding putative PHD finger domain protein (COG:B;~EggNog:ENOG410PNZZ;~InterPro:IPR028651,IPR019787,IPR019786,IPR011011, IPR024610,IPR001965,IPR013083;~PFAM:PF12998) produces MAEFNNDTGGVILDGPFDPDAQATVTDFIDYTEYLPADLLRSLTLIRGLDKRYLDSAQDVHELSTKYGQLPDLPSDTRPDPCSLRRDISDHLDSAINARESAYAEACRLYEVVDRHFNRLDSIRQKLEALPKPPSREPTPPPQPVTNAKRPRTSKKGDDGPPTTTRITLRLDGGRGGQKSRSRRSLVAEDHLAGLHPDSPLASTEHSDNELEFKSTPTQISGQSKKNKQSRRSRPSGESVSGLRASAGISTSSALAMLKPPPEDARPGSQDLPWLRLTEWEMTKLRKKMKKNAVWQPSEVMIHRELAIRGRGWEAYRAAKAEAERNGTQFLDCDDIMNNFIPGLLTRRSDATKDSEGVVELKLSNRGMKLNEAKKLKRENQAREQAALAAAEAEEAKRLGQLGSTSQGFISIGADRPQESLAVADKPSRLLKKRKLDTSSSPIVPEHDDLPEDVESRPTRSLAKRRKIYKEASPTGAPVPPATDEAPSIKVDSPELQTPAAAVVSTVTRSKGATSTPSNSRPPSRHRSMAAADPVLNVARELRRKSATPARKTPVPEGSRAGSVSAPPRRRKRPAPGPVSNGPNGGAAVSYGRRKAKPGRKRIGTREQGQDIRIDEDGVLEEIDVNEPRYCICGDVSFGTMICCENQDCDREWFHLDCVGLSEVPSRTTKWYCPECRVKLSKGTQSATRHSSRR; encoded by the exons ATGGCGGAGTTCAACAATGATACGGGAGGGGTGATCCTGGATGGACCGTTTGACCCTGACGCTCAGGCCACCGTGACTGACTTTATTGATTACACTGAATACCTCCCTGCTGATTTACTCCGTTCTCTTACTCTCATCCGCGGCCTAGATAAGCGTTACCTGGACAGCGCGCAGGATGTTCATGAGCTTTCCACGAAGTATGGCCAGCTTCCCGATCTCCCTTCTGACACGCGTCCGGACCCTTGCTCTCTGCGCCGAGATATATCAGACCACCTCGATAGCGCAATCAATGCTCGTGAATCAGCTTATGCCGAGGCTTGTCGTTTATACGAAGTCGTCGACCGCCATTTCAACCGCCTAGACTCTATTAGACAGAAACTCGAGGCATTGCCCAAGCCCCCTTCGCGCGAGCCCACTCCCCCCCCTCAGCCTGTTACCAACGCGAAACGCCCGCGCACGAGTAAAAAGGGTGACGATGGACCACCCACAACGACGCGAATTACACTGCGCTTGGATGGTGGGAGAGGTGGCCAGAAGTCGAGGTCTCGTCGGTCATTGGTCGCAGAAGATCATCTTGCGGGATTACATCCTGACTCTCCACTCGCCAGTACAGAGCATTCAGACAATGAGCTTGAGTTCAAGTCTACTCCCACTCAAATCTCGGGCCAGAGCAAGAAAAATAAACAATCGCGCCGCTCAAGGCCTTCAGGAGAGTCAGTTTCTGGTCTGAGGGCGTCTGCAGGCATTTCAACTAGCAGTGCTCTGGCGATGCTGAAGCCTCCTCCTGAAGACGCAAGACCGGGAAGCCAAGATTTACCATGGCTGCGCCTGACCGAGTGGGAGATGACTAAACTGCGAAAGAAAATGAAAAAGAATGCGGTTTGGCAACCAAGTGAGGTGATGATTCATCGTGAACTTGCTATTCGCGGCCGTGGCTGGGAGGCATACCGGGCAGCTAAGGCAGAGGCCGAGCGCAATGGGACCCAGTTTCTGGACTGTGACGACATAATGAACAATTTCATTCCTGGACTCCTGACCCGTCGAAGCGACGCAACCAAGGACTCCGAAGGCGTGGTTGAACTGAAATTGAGCAATCGAGGCATGAAACTGAACGAAGCCAAAAAGCTCAAACGTGAAAACCAGGCGAGGGAACAAGCCGCCTTAGCCGCTGcggaggcagaagaagccaAGCGACTAGGTCAGCTCGGGTCCACCTCTCAAGGTTTTATCTCCATCGGTGCTGATCGTCCGCAGGAGTCTCTGGCAGTGGCGGACAAACCAAGCCGATTATTGAAAAAGCGGAAACTCGacacgagcagcagcccgaTAGTTCCGGAACACGACGATCTACCCGAGGACGTTGAGAGTCGACCTACACGAAGTCTAGCAAAGCGTCGGAAGATATATAAGGAAGCTTCACCGACAGGTGCACCTGTTCCGCCTGCGACAGATGAGGCGCCTAGCATCAAAGTAGATTCGCCCGAATTACAgactccagcagcagccgtgGTATCCACCGTGACTAGGTCAAAGGGAGCCACTTCGACGCCATCAAACTCTCGACCTCCTTCGCGCCACCGCTCCATGGCCGCGGCAGATCCTGTTTTGAATGTGGCAAGGGAGCTTCGCCGGAAGAGTGCTACACCTGCCAGGAAGACCCCAGTTCCTGAGGGATCTCGCGCAGGCAGCGTCAGTGCGCCCCCTCGGCGTCGCAAGCGACCCGCCCCCGGGCCAGTGTCAAACGGCCCGAACGGCGGCGCCGCAGTCAGCTATGGACGCCGCAAGGCTAAACCGGGCAGGAAGCGCATAGGGACCCGGGAGCAGGGACAAGACATCCgcattgatgaagatggcgtGCTAGAAGAAATCGATGTCAACGAACCGCGGTATTGTATCTGTGGAGACGTCAGTTTCGGGACAATGATTTGCTGTGAGAACCAAGAC TGTGACCGAGAATGGTTCCACCTCGACTGCGTCGGTCTTTCCGAAGTCCCCAGTCGCACAACAAAGTGGTACTGCCCTGAATGTCGAGTCAAACTCAGCAAAGGCACGCAGAGCGCCACCAGACACAGCTCCCGTCGGTGA
- a CDS encoding cupin domain-containing protein (COG:S;~EggNog:ENOG410PU8Q;~InterPro:IPR014710,IPR006045,IPR011051), protein MVVEVRQYHLFPTDLIPNSPRPLLHYRNVLTKKPGASHCDPGEVWDMFTKNEWNVQWIFRYSDTQVSHYHSKAHECMAVLSGTATIRFGVADTSPDMVENTYGSAWEKGGVTLDAEAGDVFIIPAGVAHKTHKTRPEAEFKLMTPGSGHGIEADDPKKALSEIKLDGFTMMGAYNGGEWDFVATGGDFERVWSVPKPKYDPVFGDKENGLCRRWNGSNTQPRASL, encoded by the coding sequence ATGGTCGTTGAAGTGAGACAATATCATTTGTTCCCCACAGATCTCATTCCCAACTCGCCCAGGCCTCTACTCCACTACAGAAATGTCCTAACCAAGAAGCCTGGTGCCTCACACTGCGACCCAGGTGAAGTATGGGACATGTTCACCAAGAACGAATGGAACGTGCAGTGGATATTCCGCTACAGCGACACCCAAGTATCTCACTACCATTCTAAAGCGCACGAGTGCATGGCCGTTCTTTCTGGAACAGCCACTATTCGATTTGGCGTTGCAGACACATCACCGGATATGGTGGAAAACACCTACGGCTCTGCGTGGGAGAAAGGGGGTGTTACGTTGGACGCTGAAGCTGGTGACGTGTTTATTATACCAGCAGGCGTGGCACACAAGACACACAAGACCAGGCCCGAGGCGGAATTTAAGCTCATGACACCGGGGTCGGGACATGGTATTGAGGCCGATGACCCGAAGAAAGCGTTATCGGAGATCAAACTGGACGGGTTTACAATGATGGGGGCTTATAACGGGGGCGAATGGGACTTCGTCGCGACTGGGGGGGACTTCGAAAGGGTGTGGTCGGTTCCGAAACCCAAATACGATCCTGTTTTTGGAGACAAGGAGAATGGGCTTTGCAGAAGATGGAATGGCAGCAATACACAGCCTAGGGCGAGTCTCTAA
- a CDS encoding uncharacterized protein (COG:S;~EggNog:ENOG410PN9N;~InterPro:IPR036397,IPR040151,IPR012337;~go_function: GO:0003676 - nucleic acid binding [Evidence IEA]), producing MGATERLELLFAQDSAILQINTHLRPAPPALPIAESTTADHTVLPLSESSGNRSDKLSVSVEEAKSISPVLDAVHGPHDTAPSPHDGTFCPMTAISKFPYHHIRGDLMQRVVSKFFDKGQFWDRPWDLYYIHTPARLGGRPLVLVPASQVRKFFRDINNALECTLSLPPDEEKGLVLRFNRDGFPQPTLLGHSDSRATKDRLESDIPSNGSLKVRPGEMDEQWIAFEKMMEAAVSSAKSKSKSKAKKQRLRIQRDLNTQDTIRRAQCYLGLRADSTDLIDCKWDEDSLPDPESPRLVVDKPAPYPFWREPIFISIDVEVNERCHTEVTEIGISTLDTRELIGLAPGQRGEEWQSHIQSRHLRVEEYARHVNRLYVRGCPDNFDFGTSEWVSSDDISTTVQKSFAHPTFFDGPDKKPRPLVLVGHSLDADIQYLQLANVEMVEESSGTSKFADRIDTASSFQLIRGELEPRSLGAVIYELGMTGWNLHNAGNDARYTLQALVAMLVAHRIDSQSTSTSQEACKEEFVVLAPHATVTLEEHS from the exons ATGGGTGCAACAGAGCGCCTGGAGCTCCTCTTTGCCCAGGACTCAGCTATACTTCAGATAAACACTCACCTCCGCCCTGCACCTCCTGCACTCCCAATTGCAGAGTCGACCACCGCTGATCATACAGTTCTCCCTCTTTCAGAAAGTTCTGGAAATCGATCTGACAAGCTCAGTGTTTCCGTAGAGGAAGCCAAGAGCATATCTCCAGTCCTCGATGCTGTGCATGGCCCTCACGATACTGCACCTAGCCCTCACGATGGAACTTTTTGCCCCATGACAGCCATCTCCAAGTTTCCATACCATCATATTAGAGGAGACCTCATGCAGCGTGTGGTAAGCAAGTTCTTTGACAAGGGCCAGTTTTGGGATAGGCCCTGGGACCT ATACTACATTCATACGCCCGCTCGTCTTGGTGGACGCCCGCTCGTTCTCGTTCCTGCGTCCCAGGTCCGGAAGTTCTTTCGAGACATCAACAACGCGCTCGAATGTACACTCTCACTTCCACccgatgaagagaaggggCTTGTTCTCAGATTCAACCGTGACGGATTCCCGCAGCCTACCCTCCTAGGACACTCGGACAGCCGAGCCACTAAAGATCGTCTGGAATCGGATATCCCGTCAAACGGCAGCCTCAAAGTTCGACCAGGTGAGATGGACGAACAGTGGATAGCATTTGAAAAGATGATGGAGGCAGCTGTGTCTTCggccaaatccaaatccaagtccaaggctAAGAAGCAGCGCCTTCGCATCCAACGCGACTTGAACACACAGGATACCATCAGACGAGCACAGTGTTACCTTGGTCTGCGTGCAGACTCCACTGACCTGATCGACTGCAAATGGGACGAGGACTCTCTCCCCGACCCAGAGTCCCCGCGCCTGGTAGTAGACAAACCGGCTCCTTATCCATTCTGGAGAGAGCCCatctttattagtattgACGTTGAGGTCAACGAGCGCTGTCACACTGAAGTCACAGAAATCGGTATTTCAACTCTTGACACTCGTGAACTCATAGGCCTTGCGCCGGGGCAACGAGGCGAAGAGTGGCAGTCCCATATCCAGTCTCGTCATCTCCGAGTAGAAGAATACGCACGCCACGTCAACCGGCTGTATGTCCGCGGGTGCCCAGATAATTTCGACTTCGGTACTAGCGAATGGGTTTCATCCGATGATATATCAACCACAGTCCAGAAGAGCTTCGCCCACCCTACCTTTTTTGACGGGCCGGACAAGAAGCCCCGTCCATTGGTGCTCGTCGGTCACAGTCTCGATGCCGATATCCAGTATCTCCAGCTTGCAAATGTAGAAATGGTTGAAGAGTCCAGCGGAACTTCCAAGTTCGCCGACCGTATCGACACTGCATCATCTTTTCAGCTTATTCGCGGTGAACTGGAACCACGATCTCTGGGCGCGGTCATTTATGAATTGGGAATGACTGGATGGAATTTGCACAATGCTGGTAATGATGCTCGTTATACGCTACAGGCACTGGTTGCCATGTTAGTGGCGCACAGAATTGATTCGCAGTCTACCTCGACGTCTCAAGAAGCCTGTAAAGAGGAGTTTGTTGTGCTGGCGCCTCATGCTACAGTAACGCTTGAGGAGCATTCCTGA
- the pacC gene encoding putative C2H2 transcription factor PacC (COG:K;~EggNog:ENOG410PIFD;~InterPro:IPR036236,IPR013087): MSDQDTAASTVAAPVVAPTPQEQPIQQPAAQVSSVASPSVTATAAAATAAVTSPQVNGNAASPVAGASSSASSASRPAEELTCMWQGCSEKLPTAETLYEHVCERHVGRKSTNNLNLTCQWGSCRTTTVKRDHITSHIRVHVPLKPHKCDFCGKAFKRPQDLKKHVKTHADDSVLVRSPEPGSRNPDIMFGAAKGYAPHYFEPTMNPVPSQGYAHAPPQYYQAHHPPQPSNPSYGNVYYALNTGPEPGHGSYESKKRGYDALNEFFGDLKRRQFDPNSYAAVGQRLLSLQNLSLPVLTTAPLPEYQPMPAPVAAGGSYGGGGHPAPPYHLPPMSNVRTKSDLINIDQFLQQMQDTIYENDDNVAAAGVAQPGAHYVHGGMAYRATHSPPTQLPSAHATATAGAPVIANTSAHSPSASTPALTPPSSAQSYTSGRSPISLPSAHRVSPPHESGSGMYPRLPSATEGMTAGYPASSGAAPPSTLGGIFDNDERRRYTGGTLQRARPASRAASEMDLSSDDKESGERTPKQISSSLIDPALHSGSPSDDDVTRTAKAATEVADRSDVQSEWVEKARLIEYLRNYIANRLERGEFNEELENGNISRSPESRADEDMEGVELGSLPRSPGPVPMKSDGDNVLYPTLRGLDEDGDSKMPS, translated from the exons ATGTCGGACCAAGACACAGCAGCCTCGACCGTGGCCGCTCCTGTGGTTGCGCCGACGCCGCAAGAACAACCAATTCAGCAGCCTGCTGCACAGGTATCGTCGGTCGCTTCTCCATCTGTGACCGCGACGGCagctgctgccactgccgcCGTGACCAGCCCTCAAGTTAATGGCAATGCCGCCTCTCCTGTTGCCGGTGCCTCATCATCGGCCTCTTCTGCATCTCGTCCAGCTGAGGAACTCACCTGCATGTGGCAAGGCTGTTCGGAGAAGCTCCCGACCGCAGAGACTTTATAT GAACACGTTTGCGAACGCCATGTTGGCCGAAAGAGCACAAACAACCTCAACTTGACTTGCCAATGGGGTAGCTGTCGGACTACCACCGTGAAACGTGACCATATCACCTCGCACATTCGAGTCCACGTTCCTCTGAAGCCACACAAGTGTGATTTCTGTGGCAAGGCATTCAAGCGCCCTCAGGATTTGAAGAAACACGTTAAAACGCATGCCGACGACTCGGTTCTGGTGCGGTCACCAGAGCCTGGCTCGCGCAACCCTGATATCATGTTTGGAGCAGCCAAGG GCTATGCTCCTCACTACTTTGAGCCCACGATGAACCCTGTTCCCAGCCAGGGATACGCCCATGCGCCTCCTCAGTATTACCAGGctcaccaccctcctcagCCATCGAACCCATCTTACGGTAACGTCTACTACGCTCTGAACACTGGGCCTGAACCCGGTCACGGTTCATATGAGTCCAAGAAGCGTGGATATGATGCGCTCAACGAATTCTTCGGCGACCTTAAGCGTCGGCAGTTTGACCCCAACTCATACGCTGCTGTGGGCCAGCGCCTGCTCAGCCTACAGAACCTGTCTCTGCCCGTATTGACAACCGCACCTTTGCCCGAATACCAGCCAATGCCCGCTCCAGTGGCTGCTGGTGGTTCATACGGTGGTGGCGGTCACCCCGCTCCTCCATACCACCTTCCGCCAATGAGCAATGTCCGCACCAAGAGCGATTTGATCAACATCGACCAATTCCTGCAACAAATGCAAGACACGATTTATGAGAACGATGACAACGTTGCGGCGGCTGGTGTCGCACAGCCTGGTGCGCATTATGTTCACGGTGGGATGGCTTACCGTGCAACCCACTCGCCGCCTACTCAACTTCCTTCCGCCCATGCGACAGCCACGGCTGGCGCCCCTGTCATTGCAAACACATCCGCACACTCTCCTTCTGCTAGCACGCCTGCACTGACGCCTCCCTCGAGTGCGCAGTCGTACACCTCGGGCCGATCTCCGATCTCCCTCCCATCTGCTCACCGTGTTTCACCACCTCATGAGAGCGGCTCCGGCATGTACCCTCGTCTTCCCTCGGCAACTGAGGGCATGACTGCTGGTTATCCGGCCTCGTCAGGTGCTGCGCCGCCTTCCACTCTCGGCGGCATTTTCGACAATGACGAGCGTCGTCGGTACACTGGAGGTACCCTGCAACGAGCGCGCCCTGCTTCTCGGGCCGCTTCGGAGATGGATCTATCCAGCGATGACAAAGAGTCTGGAGAGCGAACTCCCAAGCAAATTTCGTCCAGTCTGATTGACCCCGCTCTCCACTCGGGATCGCcaagtgatgatgatgtaACGAGGACCGCCAAGGCTGCAACAGAGGTGGCCGATCGGTCGGACGTCCAGTCAGAGTGGGTTGAGAAGGCCAGACTCATTGAGTACCTGCGCAACTACATTGCCAACCGCCTGGAGCGGGGCGAGTTcaacgaggagctggagaatggCAATATTTCACGGTCACCAGAGTCGAGGGCGGATGAGGACATGGAGGGAGTAGAACTTGGCTCCCTTCCTCGCTCACCGGGCCCCGTTCCAATGAAGAGCGACGGGGATAATGTGCTGTACCCAACGCTGCGGGGATTGGACGAGGACGGAGATTCCAAAATGCCTAGCTAA
- the FKH2 gene encoding putative forkhead transcription factor Fkh1/2 (COG:K;~EggNog:ENOG410PKHY;~InterPro:IPR036388,IPR001766,IPR036390,IPR008984, IPR018122,IPR000253,IPR030456;~PFAM:PF00250,PF00498;~go_function: GO:0003700 - DNA-binding transcription factor activity [Evidence IEA];~go_function: GO:0005515 - protein binding [Evidence IEA];~go_function: GO:0043565 - sequence-specific DNA binding [Evidence IEA];~go_process: GO:0006355 - regulation of transcription, DNA-templated [Evidence IEA]), whose amino-acid sequence MPLSNRRRARRKEIQLQETSDAEAPDSSPTRPSNKKRKVDHRTSPQLSRVKAESGDEADGSSPERELSENQDLVDLVISYLQVAREELRVLRDHSNAKTESKQSIRAYAKIAGRNWTYYVKSLHVNIGREPDREQKLDEQSSPVTIAARALPEVHVDLGPSKFVSRLHAEIFYDGEETASWHIRVNGRNGVRLNQAILKRGTDAVLSCGDIIEIANTSMMFVTPGDKANIHPSFIDRAQRMANGEEDPVTYDAPQHAHPQQTPTAQKTQDVIPNSTGPSLAPAPQFLKRQVTPPPRSPDTIGARTAKQSPLYNRGMMMESTEEIDYSKDAAKDLKPPYSYATLIAQAIFSSEEEKLTLNNIYNWIMEKYAFYRHSQSGWQNSIRHNLSLNKAFQKVPRRTDEPGKGMKWQIAPEYREEYWKKQLRKGGAQSSAPSSPATKDPAATRGAPTSGMESVFSAGKKSPPVSSPSFSSFPVAPVEAYTPERGSRAGRNGAIEPPSLRPPNRRDYDATSPLPNRSATKQNATGLSRAYGLSDNATRSPPVLSSSYYDDAPSSMITPAPQRHQPRLPPPSTAQVPSKFMPMSSPAQFWKFADIGSTPARPVADMSPLKGDPGDALPSSSPPPPNLVSPSKPGTSNGVGSGRPLSARREDGPGSNGVDERGGHADEEDGDEDDNAGFDLARGFQPIGSYHRQIGSTAARTSAATT is encoded by the exons ATGCCTCTATCTAACCGCCGTCGCGCGCGGCGCAAGGAAATTCAACTCCAAGAAACCTCGGACGCAGAGGCTCCGGATTCATCGCCCACGCGACCCTCAAACAAAAAGCGCAAG GTTGACCACCGGACATCGCCTCAACTCTCGAGGGTCAAGGCCGAGTCCGGGGACGAAGCGGATGGCTCTTCCCCCGAACGTGAATTATCCGAGAACCAGGACCTCGTCGACCTAGTCATTTCTTATCTCCAAGTCGCCCGCGAAGAGCTTCGCGTTCTTCGAGACCACTCGAACGCGAAAACCGAGAGCAAGCAGAGCATCCGCGCATACGCCAAGATCGCCGGCAGAAACTGGACGTACTACGTGAAATCCCTTCATGTCAACATTGGCCGCGAGCCGGACCGCGAACAAAAGCTGGATGAGCAATCGAGTCCTGTCACAATCGCTGCGCGAGCGCTTCCGGAAGTCCACGTAGATCTGGGCCCCAGCAAGTTCGTGTCGCGCCTTCACGCGGAGATTTTCtatgatggcgaggagactGCGTCCTGGCATATCCGCGTCAATGGCCGGAATGGCGTCCGTTTGAACCAGGCGATCCTTAAGCGCGGCACCGATGCCGTTCTTTCATGTGGCGACATTATCGAAATTGCAAACACGTCGATGATGTTTGTTACGCCCGGCGACAAGGCGAATATTCACCCTAGCTTCATCGACCGCGCGCAACGGATGGCCAACGGGGAAGAGGACCCGGTGACTTATGACGCTCCTCAGCATGCGCACCCGCAGCAAACGCCTACTGCTCAGAAGACTCAAGATGTCATCCCGAATTCAACAGGTCCCTCGCTCGCTCCCGCTCCACAGTTCCTCAAACGTCAAGTCACACCGCCGCCCCGGTCGCCCGACACCATCGGTGCGCGAACCGCCAAACAATCGCCGCTGTATAACCGAGGTATGATGATGGAGAGCACCGAAGAGATCGATTACAGCAAGGACGCTGCCAAGGATTTGAAACCGCCTTATAGCTATGCGACGCTCATTGCACAGGCGATCTTctcgagcgaggaggagaagttgaccctcaacaacatctACAACTGGATAATGGAGAAGTACGCCTTCTATCGACACTCGCAAAGCGGCTGGCAAAATTCGATCCGACACAATCTGTCGTTGAACAAAGCATTCCAAAAGGTTCCCCGTCGGACAGACGAGCCAGGAAAGGGTATGAAGTGGCAGATTGCACCGGAGTATCGTGAGGAATACTGGAAGAAGCAACTCCGCAAAGGGGGCGCCCAATCGTCAGcaccatcatcgccagcgaCCAAAGACCCTGCCGCAACGCGAGGCGCGCCAACGAGTGGTATGGAATCCGTGTTCTCCGCTGGCAAGAAGTCGCCGCCCGTTTCTTCACCTAGCTTCAGCTCATTCCCCGTGGCGCCGGTTGAAGCTTACACGCCAGAACGGGGCTCGCGAGCTGGACGAAACGGTGCAATAGAGCCGCCTTCGCTTCGGCCACCGAATCGAAGGGACTACGATGCGACGTCTCCGTTACCCAATCGGTCCGCTACGAAACAAAATGCAACTGGTCTTAGCCGGGCCTATGGGCTATCAGATAACGCAACCCGATCTCCCCCTGTGCTCTCATCTTCATATTATGACGATGCCCCGTCATCGATGATTACACCTGCACCGCAACGCCACCAGCCCCGACTTCCGCCTCCGAGCACTGCACAGGTTCCATCCAAATTCATGCCAATGAGCTCGCCCGCGCAGTTCTGGAAGTTCGCGGACATTGGGAGCACACCTGCCCGCCCAGTTGCCGATATGAGCCCGTTAAAAGGGGACCCCGGAGATGCGCTTCCCAGTAGTAGTCCACCTCCGCCGAACCTGGTCAGCCCTAGCAAGCCGGGGACGTCCAATGGAGTCGGGTCAGGTCGCCCGCTCTCAGCGCGGCGGGAAGACGGGCCAGGTTCCAATGGTGTGGACGAGCGCGGAGGACAcgcggatgaggaagacggggatgaagacgacaacGCAGGATTCGATCTAGCACG GGGCTTCCAACCGATTGGATCGTATCACCGCCAGATAGGTAGCACAGCAGCGCGGACAAGTGCGGCGACTACATGA
- a CDS encoding putative transcription regulator PAB1642 (COG:K;~EggNog:ENOG410PRT8;~InterPro:IPR016084), protein MQNLTTHLPTTTPNSLHRATTHPFLRRAGSGQIPKPLLSQWLSQDRLYAQSYVRFIGLLLAKVHLPTTPSPANTKTNPNGKGKGNGNGNDKTIQEKILDILISALTNIRTELAFFEDVAREYELDLKTPLAELEGYEGKFSAGPITQGYIDMFVSAGSSGTSLLEGLVVLWATEVCYLRAWRGAAVYLNQGGPGPAGGGGDDMDGGALRKRFIPNWASEEFGVFVQEIGDVVDELGALELQGGKDGEDALARCERWWRQVVWLEERFWPDVE, encoded by the coding sequence ATGCAAAACCTAACAACCCacctcccaacaacaacccccaaCTCCCTGCACCGCGCAACAACACACCCCTTCTTGCGCCGCGCAGGGTCCGGCCAGATCCCAAAACCTCTACTCAGCCAGTGGCTCTCGCAAGACCGACTATACGCACAGTCATACGTCCGGTTTATCGGGCTTTTACTCGCGAAGGTGCACCTACCCACTACGCCATCACCCGCGAACACCAAGACGAACCCAAacgggaaagggaaagggaatgggaatgggaatgacAAAACCATCCAAGAAAaaatcctcgacatcctaATCTCCGCACTAACGAACATCCGGACCGAACTGGCATTCTTCGAAGACGTGGCTAGGGAATATGAACTCGATTTGAAAACGCCCTTGGCTGAGTTAGAGGGGTACGAGGGGAAGTTCTCGGCTGGGCCGATTACGCAGGGGTATATTGAtatgtttgtttctgcgggGAGCTCGGGGACGAGTTTGCTGGAGGGGCTGGTTGTGTTATGGGCGACGGAGGTTTGTTATTTGCGTGCTTGGAGGGGGGCTGCGGTTTACTTGAATCAGGGCGGGCCCGGGCCAGCTGGTGGTGGGGGTGATGATATGGATGGGGGAgcgttgaggaagaggtttATACCTAATTGGGCGAGTGAGGAGTTTGGGGTGTTTGTGCAGGAGATTGGGGATGTAGTTGATGAGTTGGGGGCGTTGGAGTTGCAGGGTGGGAAGGACGGGGAGGATGCGTTGGCAAGGTGTgagaggtggtggaggcagGTTGTTTGGTTAGAAGAGAGGTTTTGGCCTGATGTTGAGTAg
- a CDS encoding uncharacterized protein (COG:C;~EggNog:ENOG410Q1PG;~InterPro:IPR018108,IPR023395;~PFAM:PF00153), which produces MAGIPPTHSTPPPAPTPNIPLARPTPKPKTQIQYPLWFGGSASCMAVAISHPLDLIKVRLQMEAAERKGGTLGTAIRIIRHEGARGLYAGFSAGFMRQLTYGTIRLASYEKLKERLSSPTPTALTLSAAVSGFIGAIPGNASDIANIRMQNDASLPPAQRRNYRHILHAWSVMYKTEGPLFFTQGMLPNCIRCGLMTACQLASYDYFKNLFGRVSGLQAETSSVVHLGSSVMAAFVATSVCSPIDVVKTQLMGLGSGKRSVVRVVGEMTRAEGVRWVFRGWVPSFVRLGPQTVATLVLLEQHKKVYRGLLGMQDI; this is translated from the exons ATGGCCGGAATACCGCCGACACACTCTACACCTCCGCCCGCTCCCACTCCCAATATACCCCTCGCAAGACCGACGCCAAAGCCGAAAACACAAATACAATATCCGTTATGGTTTGGTGGTTCGGCGTCATGTATGGCCGTGGCGATTTCGCATCCGCTTGATCTTA TCAAGGTACGATTGCAGATGGAAGCTGCAGAGCGCAAGGGCGGGACTCTTGGGACAGCAATCCGCATTATTCGGCATGAGGGGGCGCGTGGGTTGTATGCTGGT TTCTCCGCGGGGTTTATGCGCCAGT TAACATACGGCACAATCCGGCTCGCCAGCTACGAAAAGCTCAAAGAGCGCCTTTCCTCACCAACTCCCACAGCTCTAACCCTCTCCGCCGCAGTATCCGGCTTCATAGGTGCAATCCCCGGCAATGCAAGCGACATTGCCAACATCCGGATGCAAAACGACGCCTCGCTACCACCTGCCCAGCGGCGAAACTACAGACACATCCTGCACGCGTGGAGCGTGATGTACAAGACCGAAGGGCCGCTGTTCTTCACGCAGGGTATGCTGCCGAATTGTATACGTTGCGGGCTTATGACAGCATGCCAGCTCGCCTCGTATGATTACTTCAAGAACCTGTTTGGGCGGGTGAGTGGGTTGCAGGCAGAGACCAGCAGTGTTGTGCATCTGGGGAGTTCGGTGATGGCGGCGTTTGTAGCGACGAGTGTTTGCAGTCCGATTGACGTGGTCAAGACGCAGCTTATGGGGCTGGGGTCTGGGAAGAGGTCGGTTGTTAGGGTTGTTGGGGAGATGACAAGGGCCGAGGGGGTGAGGTGGGTGTTTAGAGGGTGGGTGCCGAGTTTTGTGCGTCTGGGGCCGCAGACTGTCGCGAcattggtgttgttggagcAGCATAAGAAGGTTTAtcgggggttgttgggtaTGCAAGATATATAG